From the genome of Cognaticolwellia beringensis, one region includes:
- a CDS encoding FMN-dependent NADH-azoreductase, whose translation MNNILFIKSSLNGEQGNSTKLAQELVTNLSATSEVKVVDRDLAKQALAHLTQEEMAAWMAQESERTEQQALLASVSDSLITELTKADTLVVAMPMYNFGVPSTFKAWVDRVARAGVTFRYTENGPVGLLKNKRVIVVAARGGMHAGTTSDSQTQYLTSFFNFIGIDNIDFIYAEGLNMPGGDERFAAAQSVIKSVSL comes from the coding sequence ATGAACAACATTTTATTCATTAAGTCGTCATTAAATGGTGAGCAGGGTAATTCAACTAAATTAGCGCAAGAGTTAGTGACTAATTTGTCAGCTACTTCGGAGGTCAAGGTTGTTGACCGAGATCTAGCCAAACAAGCGCTAGCTCATTTAACTCAGGAAGAAATGGCGGCGTGGATGGCACAAGAAAGCGAGCGAACTGAGCAACAAGCATTGCTTGCTAGCGTTTCTGATAGCTTGATAACAGAATTAACAAAAGCAGATACGCTAGTCGTTGCTATGCCTATGTACAACTTTGGCGTGCCATCAACCTTTAAAGCTTGGGTAGATAGAGTAGCGCGAGCAGGTGTAACCTTTCGTTACACTGAAAATGGCCCTGTGGGTTTATTAAAAAACAAAAGAGTTATTGTGGTTGCAGCGCGCGGTGGTATGCATGCAGGCACAACAAGTGATTCGCAAACGCAATACTTAACCAGTTTCTTTAACTTTATTGGTATTGATAACATTGATTTTATTTACGCTGAAGGCCTAAACATGCCTGGAGGCGATGAAAGATTTGCCGCCGCACAATCAGTGATAAAAAGCGTTAGCCTGTAA
- a CDS encoding DUF885 domain-containing protein: MRSSIALLGAVVFLSACQPNSSTQTTVQESPAIAVSKTVTQSQLSETKRLNEWFAIKYEAQLQNSPMMLTMLGRKDKYDQIDDMTESYQQEQLAWQAASVDELTANFDYSKLTSEAKMSYDIWLYLYQQAKTAAKFNKHRYIFDQFDGAQASVAQFLINFHRVDELSDMQAYITRIAGISTAITQLLERAKVNAAAGTRPPKFAYEGVIEQSNNLISGIPFSNAEDASDSPLWMDIERKIRGLVDTDEISVDQAQALKFAAKKQLLEVFLPSYQALIAWFESDIVNTVSNPTGVSSQKNGQAFYSQMIEASTTTELTAEEIHNIGIKEVERITNEMITIKERVGFKGDLSAFFDFIKTDEQFFYSNTNIGRQGYITDTEIYLDFINKQLPNYFGILPQAGLVVKRVEAFREQDGAAQHYAPGTPDGSRPGVYYAHLSDMLSMPKNEMEGVAYHEGNPGHHMQISIAQELTSIPQFRTQTSFIAYVEGWGLYAELLAKEMGGYQDDYSDFGRLVNEIWRAVRLVVDTGLHAKGWTEEQAVTYFKEKTPVAEDAIISEIRRYLVLPGQATAYKIGMLKMQELRASAEQKLGDRFDIRGFHDTVLGGGAMPLALLERRVNDWIKSQMTK, from the coding sequence ATGCGTTCTTCGATTGCATTGCTTGGAGCAGTTGTATTTTTGTCTGCTTGCCAACCTAATAGTTCAACACAAACAACCGTCCAAGAATCACCAGCGATAGCAGTGTCTAAAACCGTTACACAAAGCCAGCTTAGTGAGACAAAGCGCTTAAATGAATGGTTTGCGATTAAATATGAAGCGCAGTTGCAAAATAGCCCTATGATGTTAACTATGTTAGGGCGTAAAGATAAATACGACCAAATTGACGACATGACTGAGTCATATCAGCAAGAACAATTAGCATGGCAAGCCGCAAGTGTTGATGAGTTAACGGCTAATTTTGATTACAGTAAATTAACATCAGAAGCAAAAATGTCGTACGATATTTGGCTTTATTTATACCAACAAGCCAAAACAGCGGCTAAGTTTAATAAACATCGTTATATTTTTGATCAATTTGATGGTGCTCAAGCAAGTGTTGCCCAGTTTTTAATTAATTTTCATCGCGTTGATGAGTTAAGTGATATGCAGGCATATATAACTCGTATTGCTGGTATTAGTACTGCGATTACTCAGTTACTAGAAAGAGCTAAAGTAAATGCAGCTGCCGGTACAAGACCACCAAAGTTTGCCTATGAAGGTGTTATTGAACAATCAAATAACCTTATTTCAGGTATACCATTTTCAAACGCAGAAGATGCAAGCGACTCGCCACTGTGGATGGACATTGAACGGAAAATTCGTGGCTTAGTTGATACAGATGAAATTTCCGTAGATCAAGCACAGGCATTAAAATTTGCGGCTAAAAAGCAGCTGCTTGAGGTTTTTTTACCAAGTTATCAAGCGCTGATAGCTTGGTTTGAGAGTGATATTGTTAATACGGTCAGCAATCCTACCGGCGTTTCTTCACAAAAAAATGGTCAGGCGTTTTACAGTCAAATGATTGAAGCATCAACAACCACTGAATTAACGGCTGAAGAAATTCATAATATTGGCATTAAAGAAGTTGAGCGTATTACCAACGAGATGATCACAATTAAAGAACGTGTAGGTTTTAAAGGTGACTTATCGGCATTTTTTGACTTTATTAAAACCGATGAACAGTTCTTTTATTCAAATACCAATATAGGACGACAAGGCTATATTACTGATACTGAAATTTATTTAGATTTTATTAATAAGCAGCTACCAAACTACTTTGGTATATTGCCTCAAGCGGGGTTAGTTGTTAAACGTGTTGAAGCCTTTAGAGAGCAAGATGGTGCAGCACAGCATTATGCGCCTGGTACACCTGACGGCAGTCGTCCCGGGGTTTATTACGCACATTTATCTGACATGTTATCGATGCCAAAGAATGAAATGGAAGGGGTTGCTTACCATGAGGGAAACCCTGGCCATCATATGCAAATTTCTATTGCTCAAGAGCTTACTTCAATCCCACAATTTAGAACGCAAACAAGCTTTATCGCCTATGTTGAGGGCTGGGGCTTATATGCTGAATTATTAGCAAAAGAAATGGGGGGCTATCAAGATGATTATTCTGATTTTGGCCGACTAGTAAACGAAATATGGCGCGCGGTTCGCTTGGTCGTTGATACCGGTCTACATGCAAAAGGCTGGACTGAAGAGCAAGCTGTTACATACTTTAAAGAAAAAACCCCGGTTGCTGAAGACGCTATTATCTCTGAAATCCGTCGATACTTAGTATTACCTGGGCAAGCAACCGCTTATAAAATAGGTATGTTAAAAATGCAAGAATTACGTGCAAGTGCGGAACAAAAATTAGGAGATCGTTTCGACATTCGTGGTTTCCACGATACTGTGTTGGGAGGAGGCGCAATGCCATTAGCACTATTAGAGCGAAGAGTGAATGACTGGATAAAAAGCCAAATGACAAAATAA
- a CDS encoding monovalent cation:proton antiporter-2 (CPA2) family protein, producing MLEMAVIYLAAAIVAVPIAKRLGLGSVLGYLIAGIIIGPFAFGLVGDQTDVMHFAEFGVVMMLFLVGLELQPSRLWKLRHSIIGLGGLQVLLTTALFFAVCYFILNLRWETSLAIGLMLALSSTAIVLQTLTEKGWIKQEAGQNAFSVLLFQDIAVIPILALLPLLAFSEISHVASNHGNLIEHLPVFAQVLISLATIAAIIFSGKYIATPLFRYIAETRLRELFTLFALFLVIVIAVIMQKIGLSPALGTFLAGVVLAESEFRHELEVDIEPFKGLLLGLFFITVGASIDFPLLIEQFSNVMLFVIGLIVIKAFVLYILAYAFNIKSKQKLLFTLALAQGGEFAFVLLSLTSTLQILSVEQTKLTTLVVAISMLMAPLLLMFYEKVINREDNTQQAFDKPEQIEATKNVIIAGYGRFGQVIGRLLTAQGYHLSILDHSPSQIELLRRFGNKVFYGDAARIDLLTASGASEAQLLVIAIDDADKVLEIATMAKKHYPQLKIAARAIDRRHAYQLMHLGIETFKRETFDSALNLGVEALTLLGNEPADAKRAGEIFAKHDNESLTALADLWGDDHSYGIAVKQRIEDLKQVLSNDRNEQEKLNTCRKSDGTPCDDITESDEASVVESNATTSEKLNNASK from the coding sequence ATGTTAGAAATGGCAGTCATTTATTTAGCCGCAGCCATAGTAGCGGTGCCCATTGCCAAGCGTTTAGGCTTGGGCTCCGTGCTTGGCTACCTCATTGCCGGCATCATCATTGGTCCCTTTGCTTTCGGGCTTGTAGGCGACCAAACCGATGTTATGCACTTTGCAGAGTTTGGTGTAGTCATGATGCTATTTTTAGTGGGCTTAGAGTTACAGCCCTCACGATTATGGAAGTTAAGACATTCCATTATTGGCTTAGGTGGATTACAAGTTTTACTCACTACAGCGTTATTCTTTGCTGTTTGTTATTTCATCTTAAACTTGCGCTGGGAAACCTCACTAGCCATAGGGTTGATGCTAGCACTGTCTTCAACTGCTATTGTTTTGCAAACGTTGACTGAGAAAGGTTGGATCAAACAAGAAGCCGGTCAAAACGCCTTCTCTGTACTGTTATTTCAAGATATTGCCGTTATTCCAATTTTAGCACTATTGCCATTACTGGCCTTTAGCGAAATATCCCATGTTGCCTCAAATCATGGTAATTTAATTGAACACCTACCGGTATTCGCACAAGTATTAATATCACTAGCGACCATTGCCGCGATAATATTTTCTGGCAAATACATTGCAACCCCACTGTTTCGCTATATCGCGGAAACACGTTTGCGCGAGCTATTCACCCTGTTCGCTTTGTTTTTAGTGATTGTTATTGCGGTCATCATGCAAAAAATTGGTTTATCTCCGGCTTTAGGGACATTTTTAGCGGGTGTGGTTTTAGCCGAAAGCGAATTTAGACATGAGTTAGAAGTCGATATTGAACCCTTTAAAGGTTTATTACTTGGACTGTTTTTTATCACGGTAGGTGCATCTATTGATTTTCCGTTATTAATCGAACAATTTAGCAATGTCATGCTCTTTGTCATCGGACTTATTGTGATTAAAGCTTTCGTGTTATATATCCTTGCTTACGCTTTTAACATTAAAAGCAAACAAAAGTTACTGTTTACCTTAGCGTTAGCGCAAGGGGGCGAATTTGCCTTTGTCTTGTTATCGCTAACCAGTACATTACAAATTCTCAGTGTTGAACAAACCAAGTTAACCACTTTAGTTGTTGCCATATCAATGCTAATGGCCCCTTTGCTATTGATGTTTTATGAAAAAGTCATTAACCGCGAAGACAATACACAACAAGCGTTCGACAAGCCTGAACAAATAGAAGCCACTAAGAATGTCATCATTGCTGGCTATGGCCGTTTTGGTCAAGTTATTGGCCGCTTATTAACCGCGCAGGGATATCACTTATCGATTCTTGACCACAGTCCAAGCCAAATTGAATTGCTAAGGCGCTTTGGTAATAAAGTATTTTATGGCGACGCTGCCCGTATAGACTTGCTAACCGCTTCTGGTGCTAGCGAAGCACAATTACTCGTTATTGCCATTGATGATGCCGACAAAGTGCTTGAAATAGCGACCATGGCTAAAAAGCATTACCCTCAACTAAAAATTGCCGCTCGTGCTATCGACCGCCGCCATGCTTATCAATTAATGCACCTTGGCATTGAGACATTTAAGCGTGAAACCTTTGATTCTGCGCTTAACTTAGGTGTTGAAGCCCTTACCTTATTGGGTAATGAACCGGCAGACGCTAAACGAGCAGGTGAAATATTTGCCAAACATGATAATGAGTCATTAACCGCGTTAGCAGATTTATGGGGTGATGATCATAGTTATGGTATCGCCGTAAAACAACGTATCGAAGATTTAAAACAAGTATTGAGTAACGATAGAAATGAGCAAGAGAAATTAAATACCTGTCGAAAAAGTGACGGTACACCTTGTGATGACATTACAGAAAGTGACGAAGCAAGTGTTGTAGAAAGTAATGCGACAACGTCGGAAAAACTCAATAATGCGAGTAAATAA
- a CDS encoding DoxX family protein, producing the protein MKALLAKLTRSNAGYSALALRLPIGIIFMAHGAQKLFGWFGGYGLEGTGGWMESIGLAPGFIMALLAGSAEFFGGLFILLGLLTRPAAIALSLTMVVAIFSVHFANGLFMSNNGYEFGLALLAASVSLAFSGSGKLALDNVLAKKLS; encoded by the coding sequence ATGAAAGCATTATTAGCAAAACTAACCCGTTCAAACGCAGGTTACTCGGCATTAGCACTTCGTCTGCCTATTGGGATTATTTTTATGGCCCATGGTGCACAAAAACTGTTTGGCTGGTTTGGTGGCTACGGTCTTGAAGGTACGGGCGGTTGGATGGAGTCAATTGGTTTGGCACCTGGTTTTATAATGGCGTTATTAGCGGGTAGTGCAGAGTTTTTTGGTGGTTTATTTATTCTGTTAGGTTTATTAACACGCCCAGCAGCCATTGCACTTTCGTTAACTATGGTTGTAGCGATTTTCTCGGTGCATTTTGCTAATGGTTTATTTATGTCAAATAACGGTTATGAGTTTGGTTTAGCCTTGCTAGCAGCGAGTGTTTCATTAGCATTTTCTGGCTCAGGTAAGTTGGCATTGGATAATGTGCTAGCGAAAAAGTTAAGTTAA
- a CDS encoding pirin family protein — protein MAKVLTSIEHDLGGLHVKRVLPHQEKRMVGPFIFFDQMGPNDFPAGKGINVRPHPHIGLSTLTYLFAGNILHRDSLGNNLEISPGDVNWMTAGKGITHSERESFEVRANPHAISGLQCWIALPEDKVEIEPAFIHVKKQDLPHSTYKDVMMRLIVGDAYGLSSPVKSYSPMFYIDVVAGAESTITKPHPTQETAIFVISGKIEIKGETYGTSEFVFLDENDHDITMIEGGRFIMLGGEKFQKVPYLHWNFVAYTKERMEQAKDDWKNGRFPTIPGDDKEFIPL, from the coding sequence ATGGCAAAAGTGCTAACATCAATCGAACACGACCTCGGTGGTTTACATGTAAAACGCGTTTTACCTCATCAAGAGAAACGTATGGTAGGTCCATTTATTTTCTTTGACCAAATGGGTCCTAATGATTTTCCAGCAGGAAAAGGGATTAATGTTAGACCGCATCCGCATATTGGTCTATCAACTTTAACTTACTTATTTGCCGGGAATATTTTACATCGCGATTCACTGGGTAATAACCTTGAAATAAGCCCAGGTGATGTTAATTGGATGACCGCAGGTAAAGGTATTACGCACTCAGAGCGTGAGTCTTTTGAAGTAAGAGCTAACCCACATGCTATTAGCGGCTTACAATGCTGGATAGCATTACCGGAAGATAAAGTTGAAATTGAACCGGCCTTTATTCACGTTAAAAAACAAGACTTACCACACTCGACTTATAAAGATGTCATGATGAGGCTTATTGTCGGTGATGCATACGGGTTAAGCTCACCGGTAAAAAGTTATTCACCGATGTTTTATATTGACGTAGTGGCCGGAGCAGAAAGCACCATAACTAAGCCGCACCCAACACAAGAAACGGCAATATTCGTTATCAGTGGCAAAATTGAAATAAAGGGTGAAACTTATGGGACAAGTGAGTTTGTTTTTTTAGACGAAAATGATCATGACATAACCATGATCGAAGGCGGACGATTTATCATGCTCGGTGGTGAAAAATTTCAAAAAGTTCCTTACTTACACTGGAATTTTGTCGCTTATACTAAAGAAAGAATGGAACAAGCCAAAGACGATTGGAAAAACGGTAGATTCCCCACTATTCCTGGTGATGATAAAGAGTTTATTCCGTTATAA
- a CDS encoding UDP-2,3-diacylglucosamine diphosphatase gives MSETSHVNNKSALTYFIADLHLAQNRPDITACFLTFLKNDAPKAQTLYILGDLFEYWIGDDDNSPFLLEISQAIKALSVLGCKIYFIHGNRDFLLGKRFAKQSGMELLPEVTLIDLYGMPVVIMHGDTLCTRDVGYQAFRKKSRSWWWQALIKSLPLFVRRKIANNYREQSSTATAMKSQDIMDVTDSEVVHCLEQYQSQLLIHGHTHRPAVHDVKANNQQAQRIVLGDWYEQGAWLKVTPDSMDLLDSPFE, from the coding sequence ATGAGTGAAACCTCTCATGTGAATAATAAATCAGCATTAACTTATTTTATTGCTGATTTACATCTCGCACAAAACAGGCCCGACATCACGGCCTGTTTTTTAACTTTCTTGAAAAACGACGCCCCAAAAGCACAAACATTGTATATTTTAGGCGATTTATTCGAGTATTGGATAGGCGACGACGATAACAGCCCCTTCCTTTTAGAAATTTCTCAGGCGATTAAAGCCCTATCGGTGCTTGGCTGTAAAATTTACTTTATACACGGCAATCGCGACTTTTTATTGGGCAAACGCTTTGCCAAGCAATCAGGTATGGAGTTACTACCTGAAGTAACGCTAATAGACTTATATGGCATGCCTGTTGTTATTATGCATGGCGATACCCTTTGTACACGAGATGTTGGCTATCAAGCTTTTCGTAAAAAATCACGAAGTTGGTGGTGGCAAGCTCTTATAAAAAGTTTACCCTTATTTGTTCGACGGAAGATTGCCAACAATTATCGCGAGCAAAGTTCGACAGCAACAGCAATGAAGTCGCAAGATATTATGGATGTCACTGATAGTGAAGTCGTGCATTGCTTAGAGCAATACCAAAGTCAACTTTTGATTCATGGGCATACTCATCGACCCGCAGTACATGACGTAAAAGCAAATAATCAACAAGCGCAACGCATAGTACTAGGTGACTGGTACGAACAAGGTGCATGGCTGAAGGTGACGCCTGATTCTATGGATTTACTGGATAGTCCATTTGAGTAA